In Prunus dulcis chromosome 2, ALMONDv2, whole genome shotgun sequence, a single genomic region encodes these proteins:
- the LOC117618351 gene encoding pectinesterase/pectinesterase inhibitor PPE8B-like, with the protein MSWGQKKATWPITQVSHAYDQSLDAIAAAPSHSQKQFVIFVKKGVYKEYAKIDKTKTNLVLIGEGMSVTTISGDRSNASGWATMKSATFDVRAQGFIAMDIGFENTAGPNNRQAVALSVGGDQKNIKDQQNTLTASGRFAEDSTGFSLEYCSIEADFDLAADVNSTPTYLGRPWGKYARTEFMKSSMSNVIRPEGLLSGMGNLL; encoded by the exons atgagctGGGGTCAAAAAAAAGCCACCTGGCCTATAACCCAGGTTAGCCATGCCTATGATCAGTCCCTGGATGCCATTGCGGCTGCACCAAGCCATAGCCAGAAGCAGTTTGTGATATTTGTGAAGAAAGGAGTTTACAAAGAATATGCGAAGATTGATAAAACAAAGACTAACTTGGTGTTGATTGGAGAGGGCATGAGTGTTACCACCATATCTGGAGATAGAAGCAATGCTAGTGGTTGGGCAACAATGAAGTCAGCAACATTTG ATGTAAGGGCCCAAGGATTCATTGCAATGGACATAGGATTTGAGAACACTGCAGGACCAAACAATAGGCAGGCAGTTGCGCTTTCAGTCGGCGGCGACCA GAAAAACATCAAAGACCAACAAAACACACTCACCGCTAGTGGTCGTTTTGCAGAAGACTCGACAGGGTTCTCGTTGGAGTATTGTAGCATTGAAGCAGATTTTGATTTGGCGGCAGATGTGAACTCGACGCCCACGTACTTGGGTCGACCTTGGGGCAAATATGCACGTACCGAGTTCATGAAGTCATCTATGAGTAACGTTATAAGGCCAGAGGGTTTGCTGAGTGGAATGGGAAATCTGCTCTGA